Proteins encoded together in one Candidatus Methylomirabilota bacterium window:
- a CDS encoding ABC transporter substrate-binding protein, whose product MTVPRRIFTKLLAIGVLAAPLAAIAQSTRTPRIGWLGNGGPRPVSKSLAAFRQGLQQRGWIEGQNVIIDYRWAEGNLSRFPALIDELIELKVDVIVLSGTSAIQAARSATSTVPLVIIYLVDPVTAGFVPSLAHPGGNVTGVASEFEALITKQLGLLKETVPAASRIAVLKRPELPPAVMRSAEMAARELGLVLQLMEVTEAAQFESAFRKARADGAGAMLVLPSPFFYVQRRLLIELAAKYRLPAIYELSDYVEAGGLMSYAPNVNEMFRASASHVDRILKGARPGDLPIERPTTFEFAVNLKAAKAIGLTIPPAVLARADSRIE is encoded by the coding sequence ATGACGGTCCCGCGACGCATCTTCACGAAACTCCTGGCCATCGGCGTGCTCGCCGCGCCCCTCGCGGCAATTGCCCAGTCGACGCGGACTCCGCGTATCGGATGGCTCGGAAACGGCGGCCCAAGACCAGTCTCCAAGAGCCTCGCGGCATTCCGACAAGGGCTGCAGCAGCGGGGCTGGATCGAGGGCCAGAACGTGATCATCGACTATCGGTGGGCGGAAGGAAACCTCAGTCGGTTCCCTGCGCTCATCGACGAGCTCATCGAGCTCAAGGTCGATGTCATCGTGCTCTCGGGTACATCGGCGATCCAGGCCGCCCGGAGCGCAACCAGCACGGTGCCGCTCGTCATCATCTACCTCGTCGATCCGGTGACGGCAGGGTTTGTACCGAGTCTCGCGCACCCCGGCGGCAATGTGACCGGAGTGGCCTCCGAGTTCGAAGCGCTGATCACCAAGCAGCTCGGACTTCTCAAGGAGACGGTGCCCGCCGCGTCTCGGATCGCTGTCCTGAAACGCCCTGAGCTGCCGCCCGCCGTCATGCGCTCCGCCGAGATGGCGGCCCGCGAGCTAGGTCTCGTGCTACAGCTCATGGAGGTTACCGAAGCGGCGCAATTCGAATCGGCCTTTCGGAAGGCGCGGGCCGATGGAGCGGGCGCGATGCTCGTGCTTCCCTCACCGTTCTTCTACGTGCAACGTCGGTTGTTGATCGAGCTCGCCGCGAAGTACCGCCTGCCCGCGATCTATGAGCTGAGCGACTACGTCGAGGCCGGGGGTCTCATGTCCTACGCTCCGAATGTCAACGAGATGTTCCGGGCCTCCGCGAGCCATGTCGATCGGATACTCAAGGGCGCCCGACCGGGGGACCTGCCGATCGAGCGCCCGACCACGTTCGAGTTCGCGGTGAATCTGAAGGCAGCCAAGGCGATCGGCCTGACGATTCCGCCCGCGGTGCTCGCGCGCGCGGATTCGAGGATCGAGTAG
- a CDS encoding TauD/TfdA family dioxygenase — protein MALATRPLHPLFGVEILGVDVKRADEATFQQIVAAFNEHSVLLFRGQSLTDEEQIAFSERFGPLEVTIRSINTDTKARTLPQIANLANVDAEDQLIPKGDKRNLFNAGNQMWHTDSSFKRVPAMASLLSGREVPPEGGETQWASMRVAWTRLSPELQAQLEGKVAIHSFAYSRGLVGGDLLPPEHAAQVPPVPQAMVRVNPMNGRKGYYVASHACEIVGMPTAEARLLIRELLERATRPDLVYTHRWESGDLVMWDNRCTLHRGRPWDENRYRRVMHRTTVAGEGPTAPELPDAVVCPATEDDLAWCRAQLEMVTA, from the coding sequence ATGGCCCTCGCGACCCGCCCGCTGCACCCTCTCTTCGGCGTCGAGATCCTGGGCGTCGACGTCAAGCGTGCGGACGAGGCGACATTCCAGCAGATCGTCGCGGCGTTCAACGAGCACTCGGTGCTGCTCTTCCGCGGGCAGTCGCTCACCGACGAGGAGCAGATCGCGTTCAGCGAGCGCTTCGGGCCGCTCGAGGTCACGATCCGCAGCATCAACACCGACACGAAGGCGCGCACGCTACCCCAGATCGCCAACCTCGCCAACGTGGACGCCGAGGACCAGCTCATTCCCAAGGGCGACAAGCGCAACCTGTTCAACGCCGGCAATCAGATGTGGCACACGGACAGCTCGTTCAAGCGCGTGCCCGCGATGGCCTCCCTGCTCTCCGGGCGGGAGGTGCCGCCTGAGGGCGGCGAGACCCAGTGGGCGAGCATGCGCGTGGCGTGGACGCGGCTCTCGCCGGAGCTGCAGGCCCAGCTCGAGGGCAAGGTGGCGATCCACAGCTTCGCGTACTCGCGCGGCCTCGTCGGCGGCGATCTCCTGCCGCCCGAGCACGCCGCCCAGGTGCCGCCGGTACCGCAGGCCATGGTGCGCGTCAACCCGATGAACGGGCGCAAGGGCTACTACGTGGCGTCGCACGCGTGCGAGATCGTGGGCATGCCCACGGCCGAGGCGCGGCTCCTCATTCGCGAGCTGCTCGAGCGCGCCACCCGCCCTGACTTGGTGTACACGCATCGCTGGGAGTCGGGCGATCTCGTGATGTGGGACAACCGCTGCACGCTGCATCGCGGCCGCCCGTGGGACGAGAACCGCTATCGCCGCGTCATGCATCGCACCACGGTGGCGGGCGAGGGCCCGACCGCGCCCGAGCTGCCGGACGCCGTGGTGTGCCCCGCCACCGAGGACGACCTCGCGTGGTGCCGTGCGCAGCTTGAGATGGTGACCGCGTAG
- a CDS encoding Uma2 family endonuclease, giving the protein MTGRAPSATVTFMTETLRRWRRDEYDQLVAMGMFVGERLELLDGALVVREPQGSSHAAIVAHIGQLLGRAFGSRWHPRLHAPLALDDDSEPEPDIAMVEGSPLDYLGAHPSTALLVVEVSDSSLSIDRRLKASLYARAGIAEYWIVNLVDGALEVYRAPETEGYRTTLRLVPPATVTPLAAPRAIIAVSDLLP; this is encoded by the coding sequence TTGACCGGACGCGCGCCCTCCGCTACCGTGACCTTCATGACGGAAACGCTGCGCCGCTGGCGGCGTGACGAGTACGACCAGCTGGTCGCCATGGGGATGTTCGTCGGCGAGCGACTCGAGCTACTCGACGGCGCGCTCGTCGTGCGGGAGCCGCAGGGCAGCTCGCATGCCGCGATCGTGGCGCACATCGGGCAACTGCTTGGTCGCGCGTTCGGCTCTCGATGGCATCCGCGGCTCCACGCCCCGCTGGCCCTCGACGACGACTCCGAGCCGGAGCCGGACATCGCCATGGTCGAAGGCTCGCCGCTCGACTACCTCGGCGCCCATCCCTCGACGGCACTCCTCGTCGTCGAGGTCAGCGATTCGAGCCTGAGCATCGATCGGCGTCTGAAGGCGAGTCTCTACGCGCGAGCCGGCATCGCCGAATACTGGATCGTGAATCTCGTCGATGGCGCGCTCGAGGTGTATCGCGCGCCCGAGACCGAAGGCTACCGGACCACCCTGCGTCTCGTCCCCCCAGCCACGGTCACTCCGCTCGCCGCGCCCCGGGCTATCATCGCAGTCTCGGACCTCCTGCCATAG
- a CDS encoding FAD-binding oxidoreductase, which translates to MIVCGAGVVGASTAYFLAKRGVRVTLIERSGVACAASGKSGGFLALDWCDGSPLGPLARASFTLHAELARELPGDHGYRRMDTFMLAARERGAVGGGHRIAAPSWLDGAGVVTAALGTTETTAQVDPARFTGALVAGAQARGAALHMGVVERVVVDGGGARGVVVAGATLEADAVVLALGPWTSHVAGALLPRVHGLKGYSVTLAAGDMPAHALFVDYRTAEGRALEPEIFPREKGEVYVCGMADPAPLPDSPDEVTVNAAMCDVLTRAAGRVSTALAAAAVTRRQACYRPVTDDGLPLIGPVPGARGAFVATGHGPWGMLNAPATGHALAELIATGASSLDLAAFDPRRLRPARG; encoded by the coding sequence GTGATCGTGTGCGGCGCCGGCGTCGTCGGCGCCTCCACCGCCTACTTCCTCGCCAAGCGTGGCGTCCGCGTCACGCTCATCGAGCGCTCCGGCGTGGCCTGTGCGGCCTCGGGCAAGTCGGGCGGCTTCCTGGCCCTGGACTGGTGCGACGGGTCGCCGCTGGGCCCGCTTGCGCGGGCGAGCTTCACGCTCCACGCCGAGCTGGCGCGCGAGCTCCCCGGTGATCACGGCTACCGCCGCATGGACACCTTCATGCTGGCCGCGCGCGAGCGGGGCGCGGTCGGCGGCGGGCACCGCATCGCCGCGCCCTCGTGGCTGGACGGCGCGGGCGTGGTCACCGCGGCGCTCGGCACGACGGAAACCACCGCGCAGGTGGATCCCGCGCGCTTCACCGGAGCGCTGGTGGCGGGCGCGCAGGCGCGCGGCGCCGCGCTTCACATGGGCGTGGTGGAGCGCGTCGTGGTCGACGGCGGCGGGGCGCGCGGCGTGGTGGTAGCCGGCGCGACGCTCGAGGCCGACGCGGTGGTGCTGGCGCTGGGGCCGTGGACCAGCCACGTGGCGGGCGCGCTGCTCCCGCGCGTGCATGGGCTCAAGGGCTACAGCGTCACGCTGGCCGCGGGCGACATGCCCGCGCACGCGCTGTTCGTGGACTACCGCACCGCGGAGGGCCGGGCCCTCGAGCCCGAGATCTTCCCGCGCGAGAAGGGCGAGGTCTACGTGTGCGGCATGGCCGATCCCGCGCCGCTCCCCGACTCGCCGGACGAGGTGACCGTGAACGCCGCGATGTGCGACGTGCTGACGCGTGCGGCCGGGCGCGTGTCCACCGCGCTGGCCGCGGCCGCCGTCACGAGGCGGCAGGCCTGCTACCGGCCGGTCACCGACGACGGGCTGCCCTTGATCGGCCCCGTCCCCGGCGCGCGCGGCGCCTTCGTGGCGACCGGTCACGGCCCCTGGGGGATGCTGAACGCGCCGGCCACGGGGCACGCCCTCGCCGAGCTGATCGCGACAGGCGCGTCCTCGCTGGATCTCGCCGCCTTCGATCCGCGGCGACTTCGCCCGGCGCGCGGCTAG
- a CDS encoding 5-methyltetrahydropteroyltriglutamate--homocysteine methyltransferase — translation MPAHRLPTTVVGSLPQPEWLVDRATLAKGVPRVRLQSMWKVPPEMLEEAQDDATILAIRELERAGVDIVTDGEQRRESYSNRFATALEGVDAANPGMIRAANGAETPVPRIVGRIRRARPVELRDMQFLRRHTDRPAKITLPGPFTLAQQAQNEAYRDIETLAMDFAIAVNEEARDLEAAGADVIQLDEPWLRNDPEAAKRFAVPVINRALEGLRVPTALHLCFGYAAVVHGQKPTGYRFLPQLAGTIAQQISIEAAQPKLDLGVLADLAPKTVMLGVIDLGDPAVETPAQVADRIRAGLEWLPPDRLVPAPDCGMKYLPRETASGKLRALVEGARLVRATL, via the coding sequence ATGCCGGCGCACCGGCTGCCGACCACCGTGGTGGGGAGCCTGCCCCAGCCCGAGTGGCTGGTGGACCGCGCGACGCTCGCCAAGGGCGTGCCGCGCGTGCGTCTGCAGTCGATGTGGAAGGTGCCGCCTGAGATGCTCGAGGAGGCCCAGGACGACGCCACCATCCTGGCCATTCGCGAGCTGGAGCGCGCGGGCGTCGACATCGTCACCGACGGCGAGCAGCGCCGCGAGAGCTATTCGAACCGCTTCGCCACCGCCCTGGAGGGCGTGGACGCCGCCAATCCCGGGATGATCCGCGCCGCCAACGGCGCCGAGACGCCGGTGCCGCGCATCGTGGGGCGCATCCGCCGCGCGCGGCCCGTGGAGCTGCGCGACATGCAGTTCCTCCGGCGCCACACCGACCGCCCGGCCAAGATAACCCTGCCCGGTCCCTTCACGCTGGCGCAGCAGGCGCAGAACGAGGCGTATCGCGACATCGAGACGCTGGCGATGGATTTCGCCATCGCGGTGAACGAGGAGGCGCGCGACCTCGAGGCCGCCGGCGCCGACGTCATCCAGCTCGACGAGCCGTGGCTCCGCAACGACCCCGAGGCGGCCAAGCGCTTCGCGGTGCCCGTGATCAACCGCGCCCTGGAGGGGCTGCGCGTGCCCACCGCGCTCCACCTCTGCTTCGGCTACGCGGCAGTGGTGCACGGGCAGAAGCCCACCGGCTACCGCTTCCTCCCTCAGCTGGCCGGCACCATCGCCCAGCAGATCTCCATCGAGGCCGCCCAGCCGAAGCTCGATCTCGGCGTGCTCGCCGACCTCGCTCCGAAGACGGTCATGCTGGGCGTGATCGACCTCGGCGACCCCGCGGTGGAGACGCCCGCGCAGGTGGCCGACCGCATTCGTGCGGGACTCGAGTGGCTGCCGCCGGACCGGCTCGTGCCGGCGCCGGACTGCGGGATGAAGTACCTGCCGCGCGAGACGGCGAGCGGCAAGCTGCGCGCGCTGGTCGAGGGCGCGCGGCTCGTACGCGCCACGCTCTAG
- a CDS encoding LLM class flavin-dependent oxidoreductase, with protein MTEPVRVHIRVPGTAPMPDLMRLIGSIEAAGFDGAGILDSQLLSRDTFVVLGQAAAHTKRLSLFPAVTNPFTRHASVLASAIQTVEELAPNRVRFVIGTGYTSASTIGRSPATLAEMRECIKAVKGLLAGEAVTFGAAPGRLGYASKRRIPVIMAASGPKAIEVAGEVADGALLLVGFNRGIVETALGHLERGAKRAGRSLEDLEIIWAVRVSTMTSRAEALRLARPTAVHWGILRWGGYWLGPAGLRLPPMEIPEAVKQVYPDLSHAHDWEAAIKATAFVPDDIVAQLCEAMGLIGTPADAAARIAEMTKLGVRNLYLMPLLTFAPPDGEIAAFRDTVFPRLLESGLRARS; from the coding sequence ATGACCGAGCCCGTCCGCGTCCACATCCGCGTGCCCGGCACCGCGCCGATGCCGGACCTCATGAGGCTCATCGGGAGCATCGAGGCGGCGGGCTTCGACGGCGCCGGCATCCTCGATAGCCAGCTCCTGAGCCGAGACACCTTCGTGGTCCTGGGCCAGGCCGCCGCGCACACGAAACGGCTGTCGCTGTTCCCCGCGGTGACGAATCCGTTCACGCGTCACGCCTCGGTGCTGGCGAGCGCGATCCAGACGGTGGAGGAGCTCGCGCCCAACCGCGTGCGCTTCGTGATCGGCACCGGCTACACCTCGGCCAGCACCATCGGCCGCTCCCCCGCCACCCTCGCCGAGATGCGCGAGTGCATCAAGGCCGTGAAGGGCCTGCTCGCGGGCGAGGCGGTCACGTTCGGCGCGGCGCCCGGGCGTCTGGGCTACGCCTCGAAGCGCCGCATCCCGGTGATCATGGCGGCCTCGGGGCCCAAGGCCATCGAGGTGGCGGGCGAGGTGGCCGACGGGGCGCTGCTGCTCGTGGGCTTCAACCGCGGCATCGTGGAGACGGCGCTCGGTCATCTCGAGCGCGGCGCCAAGCGCGCGGGCCGGTCGCTCGAGGATCTGGAGATCATCTGGGCGGTGCGCGTGTCCACGATGACGAGCCGCGCGGAGGCGCTGCGCCTGGCGCGGCCCACCGCCGTCCACTGGGGCATCCTGCGCTGGGGCGGCTACTGGCTCGGGCCCGCCGGGCTGCGCCTGCCGCCCATGGAGATTCCCGAGGCGGTGAAGCAGGTCTATCCCGATCTCTCGCACGCCCACGACTGGGAGGCCGCGATCAAGGCCACCGCGTTCGTCCCCGACGACATCGTGGCCCAGCTCTGCGAGGCCATGGGCCTGATCGGCACGCCCGCGGACGCCGCCGCGCGCATCGCCGAGATGACCAAGCTCGGCGTGCGCAACCTCTACCTGATGCCGCTGCTCACGTTCGCGCCGCCCGACGGAGAGATCGCCGCGTTCCGCGACACCGTGTTCCCGCGCCTGCTCGAGTCGGGATTGCGGGCCCGCTCATGA
- a CDS encoding acyl-CoA synthetase, giving the protein MTSILDIRRYPDVREGFRWDALWELFDGDRTRLNLAHECVDRHVGKGTALRIQFADGRREEHDFSALAEWSSRFAHLLEGAGVARGDRVAIMLEPSLAFYGALFGTMKRGAVAVPLFTLFGPDGLALRIDDCHPRLLLVERDAARWRERFPAVTVLGIDELGERLRAASPRYTPETAPDDLALFQYTSGTTRALPEAVRHTHRAVVTLMVAALYGIGLAPGDRYFCPSSPAWGHGLWHGTIAPLALGIAVGSYSGKFDGHRIVDALHAFGITNLAAAPTVYRMLRESGAAEGRRFAPHKLSFTGEPMDAKTWDFVKGAFGVAPCSMYGSTEVGVIIVDYPGFEGYEVRRGALGKAAPGWEVAVVGDAGPLPAGELGEIAVRRRGEWFRVKDRGHMDADGYFFHAGRSDDVIISAGWTMSALEIEQALLAHPDVREAAVIGVPDELRGQIPKACIVAPGKGPAFAVELQEFVKSRLSQHEYPRAIEIVGALPKTPAGKIDRKTLRDRKGA; this is encoded by the coding sequence ATGACGTCCATTCTCGATATCCGGCGCTACCCGGATGTCCGCGAGGGCTTCCGCTGGGACGCGCTGTGGGAGCTCTTCGACGGCGACCGCACGCGGCTCAACCTCGCCCACGAGTGCGTGGACCGGCACGTGGGGAAGGGGACGGCGCTGCGCATCCAGTTCGCCGACGGTCGGCGCGAGGAGCACGACTTCAGCGCCCTCGCCGAGTGGTCGTCGCGCTTCGCGCACCTGCTGGAGGGCGCCGGCGTGGCGCGCGGCGACCGTGTGGCGATCATGCTCGAGCCCTCGCTGGCCTTCTACGGCGCGTTGTTCGGCACGATGAAGCGGGGCGCCGTCGCGGTGCCGCTCTTCACGCTGTTCGGCCCCGATGGCCTCGCGCTGCGGATCGACGACTGCCATCCGAGGCTGCTCCTCGTCGAGCGCGACGCGGCGCGCTGGCGCGAGCGCTTCCCCGCCGTCACCGTGCTCGGCATCGACGAGCTGGGCGAACGCCTCCGCGCCGCTTCGCCGCGCTACACGCCGGAGACCGCGCCGGACGATCTCGCGCTGTTCCAGTACACCTCGGGGACCACCCGCGCGCTTCCCGAGGCAGTGCGGCACACGCATCGGGCGGTGGTGACGCTAATGGTGGCCGCGCTCTACGGTATCGGCCTCGCTCCGGGTGATCGCTACTTCTGCCCGTCCTCGCCCGCGTGGGGGCACGGGCTCTGGCACGGCACCATCGCGCCGCTGGCCCTCGGCATCGCGGTGGGCTCCTACTCGGGCAAGTTCGACGGGCACCGGATCGTGGACGCGCTCCACGCCTTCGGCATCACCAATCTCGCCGCCGCGCCCACCGTGTATCGCATGCTCCGCGAGTCGGGTGCGGCGGAGGGCCGGCGCTTTGCGCCGCACAAGCTCTCGTTCACCGGCGAGCCCATGGACGCCAAGACCTGGGATTTCGTGAAGGGCGCCTTCGGCGTGGCCCCGTGCAGCATGTACGGGAGCACCGAGGTCGGCGTGATCATCGTGGACTACCCGGGCTTCGAGGGCTACGAGGTGCGGCGCGGTGCGCTCGGCAAGGCCGCGCCCGGCTGGGAGGTCGCGGTGGTGGGCGACGCGGGCCCGCTGCCGGCCGGCGAGCTGGGCGAGATCGCGGTGCGCCGCCGCGGCGAGTGGTTCCGGGTGAAGGACCGCGGGCACATGGACGCCGACGGCTACTTCTTCCACGCCGGGCGCTCGGACGATGTCATCATCTCCGCCGGCTGGACCATGAGCGCGCTCGAGATCGAGCAGGCGCTGCTCGCGCATCCCGACGTGCGCGAGGCGGCGGTGATTGGCGTGCCCGACGAGCTCCGCGGGCAGATCCCGAAAGCGTGTATCGTGGCTCCGGGGAAGGGGCCGGCGTTCGCCGTCGAGCTCCAGGAGTTCGTGAAGAGCCGGCTCAGCCAGCACGAGTACCCGCGGGCCATCGAGATCGTGGGCGCGCTGCCGAAGACGCCGGCGGGGAAGATCGACCGGAAGACGCTGCGCGACCGCAAAGGAGCCTGA
- a CDS encoding MaoC family dehydratase N-terminal domain-containing protein: MKTLATTRFPTITPEALAELQGRLGKPVRRPDPYIEVATRDAIRHWAHGIGDRNPYWLAEGVAPPTILFAMDRIVSGYVGGLPGIHAMYAGTDFRWERPIKMDDKVVGESVLHALVEKPSKFAKRAIQQIYRTTFANQRGERVCEADSWCFRTERETARERGKYKSAGPHRYSEEDIEQIKRAYATETPRGATPRRWDDVTVGEALPEVVKGPLTVTSVVAFVQGWGSLYVRAHGLAFDLFERHPALGIPNDFGVPEPPERVHWDEALAKAVGVPGPYDYGPERVAWLGHVVTNWMGNAGFLRRLNVMVLRHNLIGDTTWCRGRVTGKSAGGVVTLALDGTNQRGEVIASGMAEVVLPTR, translated from the coding sequence ATGAAGACGCTGGCGACCACCCGCTTCCCCACGATCACTCCCGAGGCCCTCGCCGAGCTGCAGGGGCGGCTCGGCAAGCCGGTGCGCCGGCCGGACCCCTACATCGAGGTGGCCACCCGCGACGCCATCCGCCACTGGGCGCACGGGATCGGTGACCGCAATCCCTACTGGCTGGCCGAGGGCGTGGCGCCCCCGACCATTCTCTTCGCCATGGACCGCATCGTGTCCGGCTACGTGGGCGGCCTCCCCGGCATCCACGCGATGTACGCGGGCACCGACTTCCGCTGGGAGCGGCCCATTAAGATGGACGACAAGGTCGTGGGCGAGAGTGTGCTCCACGCGCTGGTCGAGAAGCCGTCGAAGTTCGCCAAGCGCGCCATCCAGCAGATCTACCGCACGACGTTCGCCAATCAGCGCGGCGAGCGCGTGTGCGAGGCCGACTCGTGGTGCTTCCGCACCGAGCGCGAGACGGCCCGCGAGCGGGGGAAGTACAAGTCCGCCGGCCCGCACCGCTACTCCGAGGAGGACATCGAGCAGATCAAGCGCGCCTACGCCACCGAGACGCCGCGCGGCGCCACGCCGCGCCGCTGGGACGACGTGACCGTGGGCGAGGCGCTGCCCGAGGTGGTGAAGGGCCCGCTCACCGTGACCTCCGTGGTGGCCTTCGTGCAGGGCTGGGGGAGCCTCTACGTGCGCGCGCACGGCCTGGCTTTCGACCTCTTCGAGCGTCATCCCGCCCTCGGCATCCCCAACGACTTCGGCGTGCCCGAGCCGCCGGAGCGCGTCCACTGGGACGAGGCCCTGGCCAAGGCGGTGGGCGTGCCCGGCCCCTACGACTACGGCCCGGAGCGCGTGGCCTGGCTCGGCCATGTCGTGACCAACTGGATGGGGAACGCGGGCTTTCTGCGCCGGCTCAACGTGATGGTGCTGCGCCACAACCTGATCGGCGACACGACCTGGTGCCGCGGCCGCGTCACCGGGAAATCCGCCGGGGGCGTGGTGACGCTCGCGCTCGATGGGACGAATCAACGTGGCGAAGTGATCGCCTCCGGCATGGCCGAGGTCGTGCTACCCACCCGCTGA